A region from the Salvelinus fontinalis isolate EN_2023a chromosome 23, ASM2944872v1, whole genome shotgun sequence genome encodes:
- the vgll3 gene encoding transcription cofactor vestigial-like protein 3, which translates to MSCLDVMFHQSYGGHYLPASSAAAAYKAAYYHHQHQQQKKLGVYSRMQQDSTEQQFQGGRQQQQRGGGGGRLAGEKGLRQGLEVSGLGGSWRSGKDSQPAEAEYLSSRCVLFTYFHGNIEDVVDEHFSRALSQPSTFTGETKSSRCTPIHTSASAGLWKDSVSLSEGQCSSLSSSLWGGGYQSQTSTCLPIHPDFSPSPAGFHAPDRSMWTGHALPQPSLSPPTSLPDPWAYSLSPQTSASYTHVHDVYPHTHPHTHMHPRHTHAVLHSHPSHGPGLDPRFRPLLLPGVKTQSPLAHSPVGHSTHSTTHSTTHSSQSPGIHSDVKAEVEQASPPTLTPSAWPTARHTHMDIYDSGLDQDKVKAVWF; encoded by the exons ATGAGTTGTCTGGATGTGATGTTTCACCAGAGTTATGGAGGCCACTACCTCCCTGCGTCTTCAGCAGCAGCAGCCTACAAAGCAGCATACTATCACCATCAGCACCAGCAACAG aagAAGCTGGGTGTTTACAGTAGGATGCAGCAAGACAGCACGGAGCAGCAGTTTCAAGGAGGGAGACAGCAACAGCAgcgtgggggtggagggggaagGCTGGCTGGGGAGAAGGGGCTCCGACAGGGCCTGGAGGTTTCTGGGCTGGGGGGCTCTTGGAGGTCTGGGAAGGACAGCCAGCCGGCTGAGGCAGAGTACCTGAGCTCCAGGTGTGTCCTGTTCACCTATTTCCACGGCAACATTGAGGATGTGGTGGATGAGCATTTCTCCAGGGCTCTGAGCCAACCCAGCACCTTCACTGGAGAGACCAAGAGCTCCAGGTGCACACCCATTCACACCTCTGCCTCGGCTGGACTGTGGAAAG ACAGTGTATCTCTCTCGGAAGGCCAGTGTAgttctctgtcctcttctctgtGGGGTGGAGGTTACCAGTCCCAGACCAGCACCTGTCTGCCCATCCACCCAGACTTCTCCCCCAGCCCTGCAGGCTTCCATGCACCAGACAGATCTATGTGGACAGGCCACGCTCTGCCCCAGCCCAgcctctctcctccaacctctctccctgacccctggGCCTACAGCCTCAGCCCCCAGACCTCCGCCAGCTACACACACGTCCACGacgtctacccacacacacaccctcacacacacatgcatcccCGGCACACACACGCAGTATTACATTCCCACCCGTCCCATGGCCCAGGCCTAGACCCCAGGTTCAGGCCTCTGCTCCTGCCTGGTGTGAAGACTCAGAGCCCCCTAGCCCACAGCCCTGtgggacacagcacacacagtaccacacacagtaccacacaCAGCAGCCAGAGCCCAGGGATACACAGTGATGTGAAGGCAGAGGTGGAGCAGGCCAGCCCCCCCACCCTGACCCCCTCAGCCTGGCCCACAGctcgacacacacacatggatatcTACGACTCAG gtctggATCAGGACAAAGTGAAGGCTGTTTGGTTCTGA